One window of Bifidobacterium pseudocatenulatum DSM 20438 = JCM 1200 = LMG 10505 genomic DNA carries:
- the tmk gene encoding dTMP kinase produces MQGIFISFEGVDGVGKTTQVERLRAYVEAQGRECVVTREPGGTVLGVAIRKLLLGGVEGSDADIAPRAEALLFAADRAQHVAEVIRPALERGAVVITDRYLDSSLAYQAGGRELTAGEIRDLSMWATCELLPNRTYLLDLDPVQSHARLQHDEDRMESAGNDFQRRTRQAFLDLAKAESQRFRVIDASQSIDEVWSHIQDDFAQISQTKTFQSEAAQ; encoded by the coding sequence ATGCAAGGCATATTCATCTCCTTTGAAGGTGTAGACGGCGTCGGCAAAACCACGCAGGTCGAACGGTTGCGTGCGTACGTTGAGGCGCAGGGGCGCGAATGCGTGGTCACGCGCGAGCCGGGCGGTACTGTGCTTGGTGTGGCGATTCGCAAGCTGCTGCTTGGCGGTGTGGAAGGTTCCGACGCGGATATTGCTCCGCGTGCGGAGGCGTTGCTGTTCGCCGCCGACCGTGCCCAGCATGTTGCCGAGGTGATTCGCCCTGCGCTGGAACGCGGTGCCGTGGTAATTACCGATCGGTACCTTGATTCTTCTCTTGCATACCAGGCTGGCGGCCGCGAATTGACGGCAGGTGAAATCCGCGACTTAAGTATGTGGGCAACGTGCGAGCTATTGCCGAATCGCACGTATCTACTGGATCTTGACCCTGTGCAATCGCATGCACGACTACAGCATGATGAAGATCGCATGGAATCTGCAGGAAACGATTTCCAACGTCGTACACGACAGGCGTTTCTTGACTTGGCAAAGGCGGAATCACAACGTTTCCGCGTGATTGATGCCAGCCAATCCATCGATGAAGTATGGTCGCATATTCAAGACGATTTTGCACAAATCAGCCAAACGAAAACTTTCCAATCGGAGGCCGCCCAGTGA
- a CDS encoding DNA polymerase III subunit delta' codes for MSVWDSIVGQQRVVEQLKAIASGDPKAIAQSWLICGPPGSGRSNVARAFAAALESPDHGLGDEPTKAVQQVLAGTHPDVTVLATNKVTIGIDEVRDIITTSEQMPSTAPWRIIIIEDVDRMLERTTNVLLKEIEEPSAHTIWLLCAPSAQDVLPTIRSRTRIVNLAVPSTQAVAAFLEQNGGFEPKIAVRAARLAEGHIGIARLYAENEQVMSDRDELIVGVLGLRRASDAVLLAGNLIDNAKVQAEAEVKVKAAEAEADFRRINGLGAKDRIPPKLRGAYNAIAKKDELKRQTTRLTRDVLDRALNSIASIYRDVAVLQNNAEDSVGLINLENRSSITELSVRLTRGGAVRRLEDIAVARRRLAGNGNPVLVFEALFCSLIAS; via the coding sequence GTGAGCGTGTGGGATTCGATTGTCGGCCAGCAGCGGGTTGTCGAACAACTCAAAGCCATCGCAAGTGGCGATCCGAAAGCCATTGCGCAATCCTGGCTAATCTGCGGTCCTCCAGGATCGGGCCGTTCCAATGTGGCGCGCGCGTTTGCGGCGGCGCTGGAGAGCCCCGATCATGGTCTTGGCGACGAGCCGACCAAAGCCGTGCAGCAGGTGCTTGCCGGCACTCATCCCGACGTGACCGTGCTTGCCACCAACAAAGTGACCATCGGCATCGACGAGGTGCGAGACATCATCACCACTTCCGAACAGATGCCGAGCACTGCGCCGTGGCGCATCATCATTATCGAAGATGTCGATCGCATGCTGGAACGCACCACCAACGTGCTGCTCAAGGAGATTGAGGAGCCGAGCGCGCACACGATTTGGCTCTTGTGCGCGCCGAGTGCGCAGGATGTGTTGCCGACGATTCGCTCGCGCACTCGCATCGTCAATCTTGCTGTGCCTTCCACGCAGGCAGTGGCCGCATTTCTGGAACAAAATGGCGGATTTGAGCCGAAAATCGCGGTACGTGCCGCACGCCTTGCAGAAGGGCATATCGGCATTGCGCGCTTGTATGCGGAGAATGAGCAGGTGATGTCTGACCGTGACGAGCTGATTGTGGGTGTGCTTGGATTGCGTCGCGCATCGGATGCGGTGCTGCTTGCCGGCAATCTTATCGACAATGCGAAAGTGCAGGCCGAAGCGGAGGTGAAGGTCAAGGCGGCAGAGGCGGAAGCTGATTTTCGTAGGATCAATGGGCTTGGGGCGAAGGATCGTATTCCTCCGAAACTGCGTGGCGCGTACAATGCGATCGCCAAAAAAGACGAGCTGAAGCGCCAGACTACGCGACTTACGCGTGATGTGCTTGACCGTGCGTTGAACTCGATTGCCAGTATTTACCGTGATGTGGCTGTGCTGCAGAACAATGCCGAGGATTCGGTGGGACTGATCAATTTGGAGAATCGTTCATCGATCACCGAACTGTCGGTGCGGCTTACGCGTGGGGGAGCGGTGCGGCGGCTGGAGGATATTGCCGTTGCGCGTCGCCGCCTGGCCGGCAATGGCAATCCCGTACTGGTCTTTGAAGCTCTCTTCTGCTCCCTCATCGCCAGCTAG
- a CDS encoding LacI family DNA-binding transcriptional regulator gives MARTTDNASASATSANSSITNVAALANVSIATVSRVLSGKRTKDDDIARRVRAAAAHLNYSVNYAASALRSTVTNTIGLVIPTATDPFCAQLLDEIEPVIDVDSQQLLLGIGGDQATQIQRIESLVDRHVDGLIVLPAWGAYLSEELEHYASTLPIVQVGGRRCSSRTSMVSIDENAAMEIVIRHLAERGIASVAYMAGKEISFESAELFAMFHTQVRAHHLNTEAEWNKFGDRSVQRGFDCAMRLFSEPLVQPEAVVCADDSIAFGVMVALHSLGLRVPQDVLVVGYNDSPIARTTMPALTSVRPPFKQIVSEALRLLNDAPGSPAHISLAPQLIVRESTNCQR, from the coding sequence ATGGCACGCACAACCGACAACGCCTCGGCTTCGGCTACTTCGGCGAACAGTTCAATCACGAACGTCGCCGCGCTGGCCAACGTCTCCATCGCCACCGTCTCCCGCGTGCTTTCCGGAAAACGCACCAAAGACGACGACATCGCACGACGTGTGAGAGCCGCCGCGGCACACCTCAACTATTCGGTCAATTATGCGGCGAGCGCATTGCGCAGCACCGTCACCAACACCATCGGACTGGTGATTCCAACCGCCACCGACCCGTTCTGCGCGCAACTGCTTGACGAAATCGAACCCGTCATCGATGTGGATTCGCAGCAACTGCTGCTCGGCATCGGCGGCGATCAGGCCACGCAGATCCAACGCATCGAATCGTTGGTGGACCGCCATGTTGACGGGCTGATCGTACTGCCCGCCTGGGGAGCCTACCTTTCCGAGGAACTTGAACATTACGCCTCCACATTGCCGATTGTGCAGGTGGGCGGCCGTCGATGCTCATCCCGCACATCCATGGTGAGCATCGACGAAAACGCCGCCATGGAAATCGTGATCAGGCATTTGGCCGAACGTGGCATCGCATCCGTGGCATACATGGCCGGCAAGGAAATCTCCTTCGAATCGGCGGAACTGTTCGCCATGTTCCACACGCAGGTGCGCGCGCACCACTTGAACACCGAAGCCGAATGGAACAAGTTCGGCGATCGTAGCGTGCAACGCGGTTTCGACTGCGCCATGCGACTGTTCTCCGAACCACTCGTGCAGCCGGAGGCAGTGGTGTGTGCCGACGATTCGATCGCATTCGGTGTGATGGTGGCGTTGCATTCGCTCGGGCTTCGCGTGCCTCAAGATGTGCTGGTGGTTGGCTACAACGATTCGCCGATTGCACGCACCACCATGCCGGCGCTGACCAGCGTGCGCCCGCCGTTCAAACAAATCGTCTCCGAAGCGCTACGCCTACTCAACGACGCCCCCGGCAGCCCCGCGCACATCTCACTCGCGCCGCAACTCATCGTCCGCGAATCCACCAACTGCCAGCGCTAA
- a CDS encoding HPr family phosphocarrier protein, whose amino-acid sequence MATRTTVINDPVGIHARPAAQFSQAVTASGCTVTIAKEGGNPVPAGSILSIMGLGIKQGDSVVIDVQGADDETVADNLLNILVNAE is encoded by the coding sequence ATGGCAACCCGCACCACCGTCATCAACGATCCCGTCGGTATCCACGCTCGTCCGGCCGCACAGTTCTCCCAGGCCGTCACCGCCTCCGGCTGCACCGTCACCATCGCCAAGGAAGGCGGCAACCCGGTTCCGGCAGGCTCCATCCTGTCCATCATGGGCCTGGGCATCAAGCAGGGCGATTCCGTGGTCATCGACGTGCAGGGCGCCGACGACGAAACCGTGGCAGACAACCTGCTGAACATCCTCGTCAACGCCGAGTGA
- the ptsP gene encoding phosphoenolpyruvate--protein phosphotransferase, with amino-acid sequence MIIKGVGIGRGVAVGPVIRMAQPLPEPSDAPRAEGIAAESEIARVEKSLALVNADLNRRAEEAANGDEGAKQAAPILQAIAMFASDPSLAESIKGLIQQGKTAERAVLEGFAAVEDMFRAIGGYQAERAADLHDVGQRVIADLMGAPAPGLPQSETPFVLVAEDLSPADTAALDMSKTLAIVTSQGGPTSHTAILARARGIVAVVSAAEAENLTDGTTVVVNAAKGELVVDPTEEEIAAAEAAKSRAAAAKELRGNPGSTKDGHLIPLLANVGKPADAAKALEYGAEGVGLFRTEFLFIGNSEPPTVEEQTRAYTELLSQFPGKKVVIRMLDAGADKPLPFLTPEDEPNPALGLRGLRTLRAHMDVLEGQLKALAAADAATDANLWVMAPMVADQHEADYFVKLGKSFGLKFVGAMAEVPSIALMADKVADVADFVSIGTNDLTQYTLAADRTLGSVANYQTAWHPAVLRAIKMICDAGNAKGMPVGVCGEAAADPDLAVVLAGLGVNSLSMTPVALDDVRASLAEVTFEEAQARAEAALNGDFYHPAN; translated from the coding sequence ATGATCATCAAGGGTGTTGGCATTGGTCGCGGCGTTGCAGTCGGCCCGGTCATCCGTATGGCGCAGCCGCTGCCGGAACCGTCGGACGCCCCGCGTGCGGAAGGCATTGCCGCCGAAAGCGAAATCGCCCGCGTGGAAAAGTCCCTCGCACTGGTGAACGCCGACCTGAACCGTCGCGCCGAAGAGGCCGCCAATGGTGACGAAGGCGCCAAGCAGGCCGCTCCGATTCTGCAGGCCATCGCCATGTTCGCTTCCGATCCGTCGCTGGCCGAATCCATCAAGGGGCTGATCCAGCAGGGCAAGACCGCCGAACGCGCGGTGCTCGAAGGCTTCGCCGCGGTGGAAGACATGTTCCGCGCCATCGGTGGATATCAGGCCGAGCGTGCCGCCGATCTGCATGATGTCGGCCAGCGCGTGATCGCCGACCTTATGGGCGCTCCCGCACCGGGCCTGCCGCAGAGCGAAACCCCGTTCGTGCTCGTTGCCGAAGATCTTTCCCCCGCCGACACCGCGGCGCTCGACATGAGCAAGACCCTCGCCATCGTCACCTCGCAGGGCGGCCCGACCTCGCACACCGCCATCCTGGCCCGTGCCCGCGGCATCGTGGCGGTTGTTTCCGCAGCCGAAGCCGAGAATCTGACCGACGGCACCACCGTGGTCGTCAATGCGGCCAAGGGCGAACTGGTCGTCGACCCGACCGAAGAGGAGATCGCCGCAGCCGAAGCCGCCAAGTCCCGCGCGGCCGCAGCCAAGGAACTGCGCGGCAATCCGGGCTCCACCAAGGACGGCCACCTCATTCCGCTGCTCGCCAACGTGGGCAAGCCGGCCGACGCAGCTAAGGCGCTGGAATATGGCGCTGAAGGCGTTGGTCTGTTCCGTACTGAATTCCTGTTCATCGGCAACTCCGAGCCGCCGACCGTCGAAGAGCAGACCCGCGCTTACACCGAGCTGTTGAGCCAGTTCCCGGGCAAGAAGGTCGTGATTCGTATGCTCGATGCCGGCGCTGACAAGCCGCTGCCGTTCCTCACTCCGGAAGACGAGCCGAATCCGGCTCTCGGCCTGCGCGGTCTGCGCACCCTGCGCGCCCACATGGACGTGCTCGAAGGCCAGCTCAAGGCGCTCGCCGCAGCCGATGCCGCCACCGACGCGAACCTGTGGGTCATGGCCCCGATGGTTGCCGACCAGCATGAGGCTGACTATTTCGTGAAGCTTGGCAAGAGCTTCGGTCTGAAGTTCGTGGGTGCGATGGCTGAGGTGCCGTCGATCGCGCTTATGGCTGATAAGGTGGCCGACGTGGCCGACTTCGTGTCGATCGGCACCAACGATCTGACCCAGTACACGCTGGCCGCCGACCGTACGCTCGGTTCCGTTGCCAACTATCAGACCGCCTGGCATCCGGCGGTGCTGCGTGCCATCAAGATGATCTGCGACGCGGGCAACGCCAAGGGCATGCCGGTGGGCGTGTGCGGCGAGGCCGCTGCCGATCCGGACTTGGCCGTAGTGCTGGCCGGTCTTGGCGTGAACTCCCTGTCCATGACTCCGGTGGCACTCGACGACGTGCGTGCCTCCCTTGCCGAAGTCACCTTCGAAGAGGCTCAGGCCCGTGCCGAAGCCGCCCTCAACGGCGACTTCTACCACCCGGCCAACTGA
- a CDS encoding YbhB/YbcL family Raf kinase inhibitor-like protein, with translation MKISADFTVIPDAFAKAAPPENCIDGTPIVSFPFYIDALDPAVQFLHWEFVDPDSIPVCGFQWNHWSLANLPVDALMYDFNDSHALAIPADFSRTVSAMIPETVQGRTSAASPLLQGRSSDPAVTMRYNGPYPPDQDHDYYLHVWGTTAPLAGLNQGFWLNEMERALRTSGTIVDQGAIFLTGKA, from the coding sequence ATGAAGATTTCCGCAGATTTCACCGTCATTCCCGACGCGTTTGCCAAGGCGGCGCCGCCTGAGAACTGCATCGACGGTACGCCGATTGTTTCCTTCCCCTTCTACATTGATGCGCTTGATCCTGCAGTGCAGTTCCTGCATTGGGAATTCGTTGATCCGGATTCAATTCCGGTATGCGGTTTCCAGTGGAATCATTGGTCCCTCGCGAACCTGCCCGTGGATGCGCTGATGTACGATTTCAACGATTCTCACGCGCTCGCGATTCCGGCTGATTTCTCGCGCACGGTTTCTGCGATGATTCCTGAAACGGTTCAGGGACGCACGTCCGCCGCCTCGCCGTTGCTGCAGGGCCGCAGCAGTGATCCCGCAGTGACGATGCGTTACAACGGTCCATATCCGCCAGATCAGGATCATGACTACTATCTGCATGTGTGGGGTACCACGGCTCCGCTCGCCGGCCTCAATCAGGGATTCTGGCTCAACGAAATGGAACGTGCGCTGCGTACTTCCGGTACAATCGTTGATCAGGGCGCTATTTTCCTCACTGGAAAAGCCTGA